The following are encoded together in the Acinetobacter radioresistens DSM 6976 = NBRC 102413 = CIP 103788 genome:
- a CDS encoding proteasome-type protease, whose translation MTYCCGLRLKDGLVFISDTRTNAGVDHISVFKKLFSFGVEGERFIVIQTSGNLATTQAVIGHLKNHLALDQKPHLYSVNTMFEVAELIGHTLKRVIADVTTDPDEESNYYCNLLVGGQIKGSAMQLYHIYPQGNFICATSDTPYFQIGESKYGKPILDRALSYDMPLDEAFRCSLISFDSTLRSNVSVGMPLDSLVYRKDSLHIPLGKRIYSEDPYFEHISKQWSDALRRGLQNLPKPTDDYWL comes from the coding sequence ATGACCTATTGTTGTGGACTTCGATTAAAAGATGGGCTGGTGTTTATAAGTGACACGCGAACCAATGCAGGAGTAGATCATATTTCTGTATTCAAAAAATTATTCAGCTTCGGTGTAGAAGGTGAACGTTTCATTGTGATACAGACTTCTGGAAATCTGGCTACTACTCAAGCAGTGATTGGTCACTTAAAAAATCATCTGGCTCTGGACCAGAAACCCCATCTTTATAGTGTCAATACTATGTTCGAAGTGGCAGAGCTAATAGGACACACCTTAAAACGGGTAATTGCAGATGTGACTACTGACCCTGATGAAGAGAGCAACTACTATTGTAATCTACTGGTCGGTGGACAGATTAAAGGTTCGGCAATGCAGCTTTACCATATTTATCCTCAGGGAAATTTCATTTGCGCTACAAGCGATACTCCTTACTTTCAGATAGGGGAAAGTAAATATGGTAAACCAATTCTGGACCGCGCATTATCTTATGATATGCCGCTGGATGAAGCATTTCGTTGCAGTCTGATTTCTTTTGATTCTACCTTACGTTCAAATGTCTCTGTGGGAATGCCACTAGACTCACTCGTTTACCGTAAAGACAGCTTACATATACCATTAGGTAAACGTATTTATAGTGAAGATCCGTATTTCGAACATATCAGCAAGCAATGGTCAGATGCTTTACGCCGAGGTTTACAAAACTTACCTAAACCGACAGATGACTACTGGTTATAA
- the alr gene encoding alanine racemase: MRQATVYIDSQALQYNLNRVKQLAPTAKIVSMVKANAYGHGIKDCLAALNSTDNFGVACLEEALEIRKLGYQQPITLIEGIFSEEEMDSVIQYGLECVIHQSAQLDWLKARKEEYITKNLKVWVKLNSGMNRLGFKVPEIIEIINSLKAEGFSCVLAMHFANADADHPLNEQQKTQFLQVKEACDPVLASCCNSAAIFKWPELNFDYVRPGIMLYGASPFADKSAHELDLKPVMTFDAAIIALNHIQTGEAVGYGSTFVASQDMQIAIVSIGYGDGYPRAFIKPNYVMINNKPAPVIGRVSMDMIAVDVSGLTVTLGTQVELWGKQRLVDEVAEANGTIGYELLCRLSNRPKRILK, translated from the coding sequence GTGCGTCAAGCAACAGTTTATATTGACAGTCAGGCTCTGCAATATAATTTAAACCGTGTTAAACAACTTGCCCCAACTGCTAAAATCGTTAGTATGGTTAAAGCCAATGCTTACGGACATGGAATCAAAGACTGTCTTGCAGCCTTAAATTCAACGGATAACTTTGGTGTTGCTTGTCTAGAAGAGGCGCTGGAAATACGTAAATTAGGTTATCAGCAACCAATTACCTTAATTGAAGGGATATTTTCTGAAGAGGAAATGGATAGCGTTATTCAGTACGGTCTTGAATGCGTTATACATCAATCAGCACAACTAGATTGGTTAAAAGCCCGTAAAGAAGAGTATATTACAAAAAATCTGAAAGTCTGGGTAAAACTGAATAGTGGTATGAACCGCTTAGGTTTTAAAGTTCCTGAGATTATCGAGATTATTAACTCCTTAAAGGCTGAAGGCTTTAGCTGTGTGCTAGCCATGCATTTTGCAAATGCTGATGCTGATCATCCCCTGAATGAACAACAAAAAACTCAATTCTTGCAGGTTAAAGAGGCTTGTGATCCTGTACTTGCCTCCTGTTGTAATTCTGCTGCGATTTTCAAATGGCCAGAGCTAAATTTTGATTATGTGCGTCCCGGTATTATGCTTTATGGTGCTTCACCTTTTGCTGATAAGTCTGCTCATGAGCTTGACTTGAAGCCGGTGATGACATTTGATGCAGCAATCATTGCATTAAATCATATCCAAACAGGTGAGGCGGTAGGTTATGGCTCTACTTTTGTGGCCTCTCAAGATATGCAAATTGCTATCGTATCTATTGGTTATGGTGACGGTTATCCACGTGCTTTTATAAAACCAAATTATGTCATGATTAACAATAAGCCAGCGCCAGTCATCGGAAGAGTTTCTATGGACATGATTGCGGTGGATGTAAGCGGTTTGACTGTGACTTTAGGCACACAGGTAGAGCTCTGGGGCAAACAGCGTCTGGTCGATGAAGTAGCCGAAGCTAATGGGACTATTGGCTATGAACTGCTTTGCCGGCTAAGTAACAGACCAAAGCGCATACTTAAGTAA
- the cyoA gene encoding ubiquinol oxidase subunit II — protein sequence MRQTILAVLSLSTLAVLLTGCGGDLVLLNSKGPVAAGQSNLMMTAIYLMLLVVIPSIIMALWFGWKYHASNKDADYKPTWAHSTTIEVVVWGIPVIIIGILAWLTWVGSHKYDPYRPIESEQAPLNVQVIAEQFKWVFIYPEQNIATVNELRFPVDTPVSFRLTSNFTMNSFFIPQLAGQIYAMAGMQTHLNVLAEETGVYRGFSANYSGYGFSQMRFLAYSVTRPEFDQWVAAVKAGNGTSVNPEAIQKGILDQAEFATLRDGNRAKHQIESIVARAVTPEEKAEAAKLEAEGTYPTKPHPVTYYSSVEPKLFESVINKYMSNYHGADHSAQAGAEHTGASHANVEHATASVEE from the coding sequence ATGAGACAAACAATTTTAGCTGTATTGTCTTTATCAACGCTTGCCGTACTCCTAACCGGGTGTGGTGGTGATCTAGTACTTCTAAACTCTAAAGGTCCAGTTGCTGCAGGTCAAAGTAACCTGATGATGACAGCAATCTATCTGATGTTGCTTGTGGTGATTCCATCAATCATCATGGCTTTATGGTTTGGTTGGAAATATCACGCGTCAAATAAAGATGCAGACTATAAACCTACATGGGCGCACTCTACTACGATTGAAGTTGTAGTTTGGGGTATCCCTGTTATTATTATTGGTATTCTAGCTTGGTTGACTTGGGTGGGTTCACACAAGTATGACCCATACCGTCCTATAGAATCTGAGCAAGCGCCATTGAACGTGCAAGTGATTGCAGAACAGTTCAAATGGGTGTTCATTTATCCAGAGCAGAATATTGCAACAGTAAATGAATTACGCTTTCCAGTAGATACACCAGTAAGCTTCCGCCTGACGTCTAACTTTACAATGAACTCATTCTTCATTCCGCAGTTAGCAGGTCAGATCTATGCAATGGCGGGAATGCAGACTCATCTGAATGTATTAGCTGAAGAAACTGGTGTATACCGCGGTTTCTCTGCCAACTACTCAGGTTACGGTTTCTCGCAAATGCGTTTCTTGGCATACAGTGTCACTCGACCAGAGTTTGATCAGTGGGTTGCCGCGGTTAAAGCAGGTAATGGTACTTCTGTAAATCCAGAAGCAATTCAAAAAGGTATTCTAGACCAAGCTGAATTTGCAACCTTACGTGATGGTAATCGGGCAAAACATCAAATTGAATCGATTGTTGCACGTGCTGTAACTCCAGAAGAGAAAGCGGAAGCGGCAAAACTTGAAGCTGAGGGTACTTACCCGACTAAGCCACATCCTGTGACTTACTATTCTTCAGTTGAGCCTAAATTGTTCGAATCAGTGATTAACAAATACATGAGCAACTACCACGGTGCAGACCACTCAGCGCAAGCGGGTGCCGAGCATACTGGTGCATCTCATGCAAATGTTGAACATGCGACTGCTTCTGTAGAGGAATAA
- the rpsR gene encoding 30S ribosomal protein S18: protein MARFYRRRKFCRFTAENVAYIDYKDIDTLKQYITENGKIVPSRITGTKARYQRQLALAIKQARYLALIPYTDNHK, encoded by the coding sequence ATGGCACGTTTTTACCGTCGTCGCAAGTTCTGCCGCTTTACAGCTGAGAACGTTGCGTACATCGACTACAAAGATATCGATACTTTAAAACAGTACATCACTGAAAACGGCAAGATTGTTCCTAGCCGTATCACTGGTACTAAGGCTCGTTATCAACGTCAATTAGCGCTTGCTATTAAACAAGCTCGTTATTTGGCTTTGATCCCTTACACTGACAACCATAAGTGA
- the dnaB gene encoding replicative DNA helicase, which produces MSQASAKAILNPTLLENKATETAQLKEFRTPPHNLAIEQAVLAALMTVAESFEQVGDVLKENDFYATRHKYIFRAIEKLAQENSPYDAVLVNDWLLKQNLIDAVGGEEYLMQLMADSPSSFYNLETYAAKIKEFATLRNMIKISTEILQNAYDTKGRSVSEILDLAETNIFSIAEQHNNNKKDSGPKSISTVTAEVITKLDELSKLEGSLTGLSTGFIELDNKTYGMQSGDLIIVAARPSMGKTTFAMNLVESVLFNCNLPALVFSMEMPADSIAMRLISSYGKVHQGHLRSGKLDGDEWSKVTGTILQLQEKHLYIDDSSALPPTELRARARRIAKQHGGKLGCIMVDYLQLMKVPGMGDNRVGEISEISRSLKALAKEMQCPVIALSQLNRSLENRPNKRPVMSDLRESGAIEQDADLIMFIYRDEVYNKESKEAGTAEIIIGKQRNGPIGSVRLAFEGQYTRFSNLSPEYYNQFDDEE; this is translated from the coding sequence ATGTCACAGGCAAGTGCCAAGGCCATCCTTAATCCCACACTACTGGAAAATAAAGCCACTGAAACAGCTCAGCTTAAAGAATTTCGTACGCCTCCGCATAATTTAGCGATTGAACAGGCTGTACTTGCGGCGCTGATGACTGTTGCTGAATCTTTTGAACAGGTTGGTGATGTTTTAAAAGAAAATGATTTTTATGCTACTCGCCATAAATATATTTTTAGGGCTATTGAAAAGCTTGCTCAGGAAAATTCGCCTTATGATGCAGTACTGGTCAATGACTGGCTGCTAAAACAAAATCTGATTGATGCTGTAGGCGGTGAAGAGTATTTAATGCAATTAATGGCAGATTCGCCATCTAGTTTTTATAACCTAGAAACTTACGCTGCTAAAATCAAAGAATTTGCGACTCTACGCAACATGATTAAAATCAGCACTGAAATTCTGCAAAATGCCTATGACACTAAAGGTCGCAGTGTCAGTGAGATTCTGGATCTAGCAGAAACCAATATATTTTCTATTGCCGAGCAGCATAACAACAATAAAAAAGACTCTGGACCTAAGTCGATTAGTACGGTTACGGCTGAAGTAATTACCAAGCTTGATGAACTTTCTAAACTTGAAGGAAGCCTGACAGGTTTATCTACCGGGTTCATTGAGCTTGATAATAAGACTTACGGCATGCAGTCTGGTGACCTGATTATTGTTGCAGCTCGTCCTTCAATGGGTAAAACTACTTTTGCCATGAATCTGGTCGAAAGTGTCTTGTTTAACTGTAATTTGCCTGCACTGGTTTTTTCTATGGAAATGCCCGCAGACTCAATTGCTATGCGTCTGATTTCATCATACGGCAAGGTGCATCAGGGTCATTTACGTTCGGGTAAGCTCGATGGGGATGAATGGTCTAAAGTCACCGGTACTATTTTACAGTTACAAGAAAAGCATTTGTATATAGATGACTCCTCTGCCCTGCCTCCAACGGAATTACGGGCACGAGCACGCCGAATTGCTAAACAGCATGGTGGTAAACTTGGCTGTATCATGGTCGATTATTTACAACTGATGAAAGTTCCAGGCATGGGAGATAACCGTGTCGGCGAGATTTCCGAAATTTCGCGAAGCTTAAAAGCTTTAGCTAAAGAAATGCAGTGCCCGGTTATTGCCCTGTCACAGCTTAACCGTTCTTTGGAAAACCGACCTAATAAACGTCCGGTAATGTCAGACTTACGCGAATCCGGTGCAATTGAACAAGATGCCGATTTGATTATGTTTATTTATCGCGATGAAGTATATAACAAAGAATCCAAAGAAGCGGGCACGGCTGAAATTATTATTGGCAAGCAACGTAACGGTCCAATTGGCAGTGTACGTCTAGCTTTTGAAGGCCAATATACCCGTTTTAGTAATCTTTCTCCTGAATATTATAATCAGTTTGATGATGAGGAATAG
- a CDS encoding RDD family protein — MQIYLARNNQQAGPYTLEQVNQMLASQQVLLTDLAWHEGMTEWKALGELTQGKLSYEPAGYQSSPAQPVFNNPVIQKTHVQNKPKVAEKQASIGSRILAKVIDLMLWLPIAAIPSFFLTPTQMSELTRIQTQMQSADSTTKAIDLQNQFLALIPAEAWQAMLVYMFIMLVIQAVLLARTGQSIGKKLANIQIVDANTSGKVNLTRVFLLRSVLVILLTLTVVPFIAIIDALFALGQKRQTLHDMIAKTKVIKRTK, encoded by the coding sequence ATGCAGATTTATTTGGCTAGAAATAATCAACAGGCAGGCCCGTATACTCTAGAACAAGTCAATCAGATGCTTGCCAGTCAGCAGGTTTTGTTGACTGACTTAGCTTGGCATGAAGGTATGACCGAATGGAAAGCATTAGGTGAACTTACACAGGGAAAACTGAGTTATGAGCCGGCAGGCTACCAGTCTTCTCCAGCCCAGCCTGTTTTTAATAATCCTGTGATCCAGAAAACTCATGTACAAAATAAACCTAAGGTCGCAGAGAAGCAGGCTTCAATCGGCTCAAGAATACTGGCAAAAGTAATTGATCTCATGTTATGGCTACCTATAGCAGCCATACCTTCTTTTTTCCTTACCCCTACCCAGATGTCTGAGCTCACACGCATTCAGACACAAATGCAGTCTGCAGATAGCACAACGAAGGCTATAGACCTTCAAAACCAGTTTCTTGCACTTATTCCAGCTGAAGCATGGCAGGCAATGCTGGTGTATATGTTTATTATGCTTGTGATCCAGGCTGTGTTACTGGCCCGGACAGGCCAAAGTATTGGTAAAAAGTTGGCTAATATCCAGATTGTAGACGCTAATACTTCTGGTAAAGTAAATTTAACCCGTGTTTTTTTATTGAGAAGTGTCCTGGTAATCTTGCTTACACTGACAGTAGTGCCCTTTATTGCAATTATTGATGCTTTATTTGCTTTAGGACAAAAAAGACAAACCTTACATGATATGATCGCCAAAACCAAGGTTATTAAACGTACTAAGTAG
- the cyoE gene encoding heme o synthase, whose amino-acid sequence MLKKYLFLTKPGILFGNFITTLGGFLLAAQGSVDFLLLFLTLIGTTLVVASGCVVNNIIDQDIDQKMQRTQNRALVKKTVSVPVAMLYALVLGVIGFSILWFWVNTYAFAFAVVGFVVYVGFYSLWTKRTSIHQTLIGSISGASPPVIGYTAVTNEFDLAALLIFAGYAFWQMPHSWGIAIYRFDDYKNAGIPILPVARSILRTKIESLIYIVLFSIAMNALFIYGYTNWLYLVILNLLCIYWFYIGLIGLKAENDQLWAKRFFLFSVTLITIVSLSFSFTSVSSAPHFPIF is encoded by the coding sequence ATGCTGAAAAAGTATCTATTCCTGACCAAACCAGGAATTCTCTTCGGTAATTTCATTACCACCTTGGGCGGCTTTTTATTAGCCGCCCAAGGCTCTGTAGATTTCCTTTTGCTTTTTTTAACCCTTATCGGTACAACGCTTGTTGTTGCCTCAGGTTGTGTCGTCAATAATATCATTGACCAAGACATCGACCAGAAAATGCAACGCACTCAAAATCGTGCTCTTGTAAAAAAAACTGTTTCTGTACCTGTTGCCATGTTATATGCACTGGTTTTGGGAGTAATCGGTTTTAGCATACTATGGTTTTGGGTGAACACTTATGCCTTTGCATTTGCTGTGGTTGGTTTCGTGGTGTATGTAGGCTTCTATAGTCTCTGGACCAAACGTACCAGTATCCATCAGACACTGATTGGCAGTATCTCTGGAGCAAGTCCTCCGGTAATTGGTTATACAGCAGTAACCAATGAATTTGACTTGGCCGCCCTACTCATCTTCGCGGGTTATGCATTCTGGCAAATGCCTCATTCCTGGGGAATTGCAATCTACCGTTTTGATGATTATAAAAATGCAGGTATTCCTATTTTACCTGTAGCACGTTCTATTCTACGCACCAAGATTGAATCCCTGATTTATATCGTCCTATTCAGTATTGCCATGAATGCCCTATTCATCTATGGCTATACCAACTGGCTGTATTTGGTTATCTTAAACCTTCTGTGCATTTACTGGTTTTACATTGGTCTGATTGGCCTGAAGGCTGAAAATGACCAGCTCTGGGCAAAGCGTTTCTTCTTATTTTCAGTTACTCTGATTACGATTGTCAGCCTGAGCTTCAGTTTTACTTCAGTGTCCTCTGCTCCTCATTTCCCTATCTTTTAG
- the rpsF gene encoding 30S ribosomal protein S6 has product MRHYEIVLLVHPDQSDQVVGMVERYLTHIKEADGQIHRLEDWGRRQLAYPINKIHKAHYILMNVECGQTTLDELEELFRYNDAIIRNVIIRRENAITEESLLAKSAEEKRARKAQREEAQHNQDSVEA; this is encoded by the coding sequence ATGCGTCACTACGAAATCGTACTTCTGGTACACCCAGACCAAAGCGATCAAGTTGTGGGTATGGTAGAACGTTACCTGACTCACATCAAAGAAGCTGATGGTCAAATTCACCGTTTAGAAGATTGGGGCCGCCGCCAACTGGCTTACCCGATTAACAAGATTCACAAAGCGCACTACATTTTAATGAATGTTGAATGTGGTCAAACGACTCTTGATGAATTAGAAGAATTATTCCGTTATAACGACGCAATTATTCGTAATGTTATCATCCGTCGTGAAAACGCAATCACTGAAGAGTCTTTATTGGCTAAAAGTGCTGAAGAAAAACGTGCGCGTAAAGCTCAACGTGAAGAAGCACAACACAATCAAGATTCTGTTGAAGCTTAA
- the cyoD gene encoding cytochrome o ubiquinol oxidase subunit IV, translated as MSHDHNSAGAAHGNFKQYTIGFILSVILTIIPFGMVMSGGFERGLLVTVIAITAAAQVLVQLVFFLHMNASSEQRWNVIAFIYTVLCIAILLVGSVWIMNYLHFNMMI; from the coding sequence ATGAGTCACGATCATAACTCTGCTGGTGCAGCGCACGGTAATTTCAAGCAATACACGATCGGCTTTATCCTATCCGTAATTCTGACCATCATCCCATTCGGGATGGTGATGAGTGGTGGATTTGAACGTGGCTTACTGGTTACTGTAATTGCCATTACTGCTGCTGCACAGGTGCTTGTTCAGCTGGTATTCTTCTTACATATGAATGCCTCTTCAGAACAGCGCTGGAACGTAATTGCTTTTATCTATACTGTCTTATGTATTGCAATTTTACTTGTAGGCTCGGTATGGATTATGAATTACCTTCACTTCAACATGATGATCTAA
- the cyoC gene encoding cytochrome o ubiquinol oxidase subunit III, with product MAEVLHHDNHGHDEHHHHDDTDITVFGFWTYLMSDLILFGTLFIAFAVLSSHVPPGTPSAGDLFGDSLGFVLTETFALLISSVTFGFAVLASYKKNVGQVIAWLAVTWLFGASFIGMELYEFNHLVHEGYGPTTSAFLSSFFTLVGTHGIHVTSGLVWMIILMIQIKKNGLTLPNMRRLACLSLFWHFLDIVWICVFSVVYLMGVL from the coding sequence ATGGCTGAAGTACTTCATCACGACAACCATGGACATGATGAACATCATCATCACGATGATACTGATATCACTGTCTTTGGTTTCTGGACCTACTTGATGAGTGACTTGATTTTATTCGGTACACTCTTCATCGCGTTCGCTGTATTAAGCAGTCATGTTCCACCGGGTACTCCAAGTGCAGGAGATCTGTTTGGCGATTCTCTTGGTTTTGTTTTAACTGAAACCTTCGCCCTTCTGATCTCTTCAGTAACCTTTGGTTTTGCTGTACTTGCTTCATACAAGAAAAATGTGGGTCAGGTTATTGCCTGGCTTGCAGTTACATGGCTTTTTGGTGCGTCGTTCATCGGTATGGAACTATATGAATTCAATCATCTAGTTCATGAAGGTTACGGCCCAACCACCAGTGCTTTCCTTTCCTCGTTCTTTACGCTGGTCGGTACGCACGGTATCCACGTAACTTCAGGTCTGGTATGGATGATCATTTTGATGATTCAAATCAAGAAAAATGGTTTGACTCTTCCAAATATGCGTCGTCTGGCTTGCCTAAGCTTGTTCTGGCACTTCCTTGACATCGTTTGGATCTGTGTATTCAGCGTAGTTTACTTAATGGGAGTTCTCTAA
- the cyoB gene encoding cytochrome o ubiquinol oxidase subunit I → MFGKLGFDAIPHDPIVLVTVALMVLGGLALVVGLTYFKKWGYLWNEWFTSVDHKKIGIMYIIVSVVMLLRGFADAIMMRLQQFLARGGGEGYLHPEHYDQIFTAHGVIMIFFVAMGLVVGLMNISVPLQIGARDVAFPLLNSLSFWLFAGAAGLMMASLAIGEFAATGWMAYPPLSGIEYSPGVGVDYYIWALQISGLGTLLTGVNFFVTIIKMRAPGMKLMDMPIFTWTALCTSVLIIAAFPVLTATIAMLSLDRYFGFHFFTNDMGGSPMLYVNLIWTWGHPEVYILVLPAFGIYSEVVATFCRKALFGYKSMVYATVAITVLSFVVWVHHFFTMGAGANVNAFFGIMTMIIAIPTGVKIFSWLFTMYKGRITYTTPMLWTLGFLVTFGIGGMTGVLMAVPPADFLVHNSLFLIAHFHNVIIGGVVFAMFAGIIYYWPKMFGWKLNETWGKAAFWFWFFGFYFAFMPLYILGFMGMTRRLNTYDNPDWDPYVTIAMFGAVMIAIGIACFLMQIIVGFLQRNDNLDLTGDPWDARTLEWSTSSPAPFYNFAHLPEGNGIDRFWTDKENGVAYARPTSYEDVHMPTNRAAGFVIAMFITVMGFALIWHIWWLVFITFAAAIISFIVSSFTKKVDYYVPAAEVKRIEDERYALLEKHLKKD, encoded by the coding sequence ATGTTTGGTAAGCTTGGTTTTGATGCAATTCCGCACGATCCAATCGTGTTGGTTACAGTTGCATTGATGGTACTAGGTGGTCTGGCGCTTGTCGTAGGACTAACCTATTTCAAAAAATGGGGCTACCTGTGGAACGAATGGTTCACATCAGTAGACCATAAAAAAATTGGTATCATGTATATCATCGTGTCTGTTGTCATGCTGCTGCGTGGCTTTGCCGATGCAATCATGATGCGTCTTCAGCAGTTCCTCGCTAGAGGTGGTGGTGAAGGTTATTTGCATCCGGAGCACTACGACCAGATTTTCACCGCGCATGGCGTGATCATGATCTTCTTCGTAGCGATGGGTCTAGTTGTAGGCTTGATGAATATCTCCGTACCTCTACAAATTGGTGCACGAGACGTTGCTTTCCCACTGCTTAACTCTTTAAGCTTCTGGCTCTTCGCGGGCGCAGCTGGCTTGATGATGGCTTCGCTGGCAATTGGTGAATTCGCCGCTACAGGCTGGATGGCTTATCCTCCGCTGTCAGGTATCGAATACTCGCCTGGCGTAGGTGTAGATTACTATATCTGGGCACTCCAGATTTCTGGTTTAGGTACGCTTCTTACTGGTGTTAACTTCTTTGTTACTATTATTAAGATGCGTGCACCTGGCATGAAACTGATGGATATGCCGATCTTTACCTGGACTGCACTATGTACTTCTGTACTGATTATTGCTGCTTTCCCTGTACTGACTGCAACCATTGCAATGCTGTCTCTGGACCGTTACTTCGGTTTCCATTTCTTCACTAATGACATGGGTGGTAGCCCAATGTTATATGTGAACCTGATCTGGACTTGGGGTCACCCAGAAGTATACATCTTGGTACTGCCAGCATTTGGTATTTACTCGGAAGTTGTTGCAACATTCTGCCGCAAAGCACTATTCGGCTATAAATCGATGGTGTATGCAACTGTAGCAATTACCGTACTGTCTTTTGTTGTATGGGTTCACCACTTCTTTACCATGGGTGCAGGTGCCAACGTTAACGCGTTCTTCGGTATCATGACCATGATTATTGCGATCCCGACTGGTGTGAAAATCTTCTCTTGGTTGTTCACCATGTACAAGGGCCGCATTACCTATACAACGCCAATGCTATGGACTCTAGGCTTCCTGGTTACCTTTGGTATTGGTGGTATGACAGGTGTACTGATGGCAGTTCCACCAGCAGACTTCCTGGTTCACAATTCACTGTTCTTGATCGCTCACTTCCATAACGTAATTATTGGTGGTGTTGTATTTGCAATGTTCGCAGGTATCATTTATTACTGGCCAAAAATGTTTGGCTGGAAACTTAATGAAACTTGGGGTAAAGCTGCATTCTGGTTCTGGTTCTTTGGTTTCTACTTTGCGTTCATGCCACTTTATATCCTAGGTTTCATGGGTATGACTCGTCGTCTGAACACATATGACAATCCAGACTGGGATCCGTATGTAACTATTGCAATGTTCGGTGCTGTCATGATTGCTATCGGTATCGCTTGCTTCCTGATGCAAATTATCGTTGGTTTCTTACAGCGTAATGACAATCTGGACTTGACTGGCGACCCTTGGGATGCCCGTACACTTGAATGGTCTACATCTTCTCCTGCTCCATTTTATAACTTTGCTCACCTGCCAGAAGGTAACGGTATTGACCGTTTCTGGACAGACAAAGAGAATGGTGTGGCATATGCTCGTCCAACGAGTTATGAAGATGTCCATATGCCAACTAACCGTGCTGCCGGCTTTGTAATTGCAATGTTTATTACAGTTATGGGCTTTGCATTGATCTGGCATATCTGGTGGTTAGTATTCATTACCTTCGCTGCTGCTATTATTAGCTTCATCGTGAGTTCATTTACTAAGAAAGTGGACTACTATGTACCTGCAGCTGAAGTTAAGCGTATCGAAGATGAACGTTATGCTTTACTTGAAAAACACTTGAAGAAGGACTAA
- a CDS encoding BLUF domain-containing protein codes for MIQLCYASKTTSPSDYLLMDLREILSEAQSFNALNSINGVLFYADQYFFQCLEGEREQVLDLFERIKEDQRHQEIIEFGVHPISEQNFDGWAMKFVRRNSEVSEFFQKLGHLHFSPTKLNQQNLNDFLHILTKARQETQA; via the coding sequence GTGATACAGTTATGTTATGCCAGCAAGACCACTTCGCCTTCTGATTATTTACTTATGGATTTAAGAGAAATTCTTTCAGAAGCCCAATCATTTAATGCTCTTAATAGTATTAACGGTGTGCTTTTCTATGCAGATCAGTACTTTTTCCAGTGCTTGGAAGGCGAGCGTGAGCAGGTGCTTGATCTGTTTGAAAGAATTAAAGAAGATCAGCGCCATCAGGAAATTATAGAGTTTGGTGTACATCCAATCAGCGAGCAGAATTTTGATGGATGGGCAATGAAATTTGTACGTCGTAATAGTGAAGTAAGCGAGTTTTTTCAAAAACTCGGCCATTTACATTTTAGTCCGACTAAACTTAACCAGCAGAATTTAAATGATTTTCTGCATATATTGACTAAAGCAAGACAAGAAACCCAAGCCTGA
- the rplI gene encoding 50S ribosomal protein L9 has translation MDVILLQRIKNLGKLGDKVSVKAGYGRNFLIPQGKAVAATEANTSAFEARRAELEKQEADILAAAQARADQLNEVNIVITAKAGDEGKLFGSIGTRDIADALTNAGLEVDRAEVRLPNGALRNTGEFNIAIQLHHDVTAEVLVTIVSE, from the coding sequence GTGGACGTTATCTTATTACAACGCATTAAAAACCTAGGTAAGCTAGGCGATAAAGTTTCTGTAAAAGCAGGTTATGGCCGTAACTTCCTTATCCCTCAGGGTAAAGCTGTTGCTGCAACTGAAGCTAACACTTCTGCTTTTGAAGCTCGTCGTGCTGAACTTGAGAAACAAGAAGCTGATATTTTAGCTGCTGCTCAAGCACGCGCTGACCAACTGAATGAAGTTAATATTGTAATTACTGCGAAAGCTGGTGATGAAGGTAAACTGTTCGGTTCTATTGGTACTCGTGATATCGCTGATGCACTGACTAATGCTGGTCTTGAAGTTGACCGTGCTGAAGTTCGCCTTCCAAACGGCGCACTTCGCAACACTGGTGAATTCAACATCGCTATTCAGTTGCACCATGACGTAACTGCTGAAGTTCTGGTTACTATCGTATCCGAGTAA